The following proteins are co-located in the Calliphora vicina chromosome 2, idCalVici1.1, whole genome shotgun sequence genome:
- the Df31 gene encoding cytochrome c1 produces the protein MADVAVEKKETPVVEKVAAEEVDAGKKEVAAETPATEEATTTENGEASAAEEKKPSEEAKENGDSEAAAADKTEKTDGAAAAAEAETPAATTEAAAEESAPAAAVAATTTEENGVEEPAAAEANGDSTDSAPAEAVKRKVTEGEAKTDDAAEVTPEKKAKLEETSKEEVQNGAEASEVAA, from the exons atggCCGATGTTGCTGTAGAAAAGAA AGAAACTCCCGTTGTTGAGAAAGTAGCCGCCGAGGAGGTTGATGCTGGCAAAAAAGAAGTTGCTGCTGAAACTCCCGCTACTGAAGAGGCAACCACCACAGAAAATGGTGAGGCTTCAGCCGCTGAAGAGAAAAAACCCAGCGAAGAAGCCAAGGAGAACGGTGATAGCGAAGCTGCCGCAGCTGACAAAACCGAAAAAACAGAtggtgctgctgctgctgccgaAGCTGAAACTCCTGCTGCCACCACCGAAGCTGCTGCTGAAGAATCTGCGCCAGCCGCCGCCGTCGCCGCCACCACCACTGAAGAAAATGGTGTAGAAGAACCTGCTGCTGCTGAAGCTAATGGTGATTCTACag ATTCTGCCCCCGCTGAGGCCGTTAAGAGGAAAGTCACCGAAGGTGAGGCTAAAACAGACGATGCCGCTGAAGTGACACCTGAAAAGAAGGCTAAATTGGAAGAGACCTCAAAAGAAGAAGTCCAAAACGGTGCGGAGGCATCTGAAGTAGCGGCTTAA
- the LOC135952388 gene encoding choline/ethanolamine kinase isoform X2, with protein sequence MSSALQTATLEEIRHAASRICRDYLNGRWKVVPAEQLIVKRISGGLSNFLYYVSLPTQQDNANEAADYQRPQAMETALDRATATALLTAVDDENRNEPHYNELVGDMNGNKRKRYDSASSASSAALRQNEPEEVLLRIYGQSHGEDALEAMITESVVFALLSERHFGPKLHGIFPGGRIEQYIPARALLTTELSDAKISVKIAEKMGEIHGLNIPMSKEPDWIWNCMNRWQRHLPAILSRNDWQENQSHAEFVRNFNFAEESKWLKSVIDNGQYPVLFCHNDFQEGNILLRSYNTAEETNLDDSLMDTNNEEGDLLNNKRSRTLDLDSSADSALCSSADSAGPDLMIIDFEYCAYNYRGFDLANHFLEWTFDYSNPVFPFYYHHKQQFPNIEQRQKFIKSYLKRLNESEDDWEPTQKEIDDVENEIKLFKMFSHLFWSLWSVVNVTSNIEFGYWDYAITRINEYLQLKQNFIADNNPNV encoded by the exons atgTCATCAGCATTACAGAcg GCCACTTTGGAGGAAATACGTCATGCTGCCTCACGCATATGTCGTGATTACTTGAATGGACGTTGGAAGGTGGTGCCTGCCGAGCAATTGATAGTCAAAAGAATCAG TGGTGGTCTATCAAACTTTTTGTATTATGTAAGTCTGCCAACACAGCAAGACAATGCCAATGAGGCGGCAGATTACCAGCGGCCACAAGCAATGGAAACCGCCTTAGATAGAGCTACAGCAACTGCATTACTCACCGCAGTAGATGATGAAAATAGAAATGAGCCCCATTACAATGAGTTGGTGGGCGATATGAATGGCAACAAACGCAAAAGATACGACAGTGCATCATCAGCTTCATCGGCCGCCTTGCGACAAAATGAACCAGAAGAG GTCCTCTTACGTATTTATGGCCAGTCCCATGGCGAAGATGCTCTCGAGGCCATGATCACCGAATCCGTGGTCTTTGCCCTACTCAGTGAACGGCATTTTGGTCCAAAACTTCATGGCATATTCCCGGGCGGCCGTATTGAACAGTATATACCCGCCAGAGCTTTATTAACCACTGAATTGTCGGATGCCAAGATTTCCGTTAAGATAGCCGAGAAAATGGGTGAAATTCATGGTCTCAATATACCCATGTCCAAAGAACCCGACTGGATTTGGAATTGCATGAATCGTTGGCAACGCCATTTGCCCGCCATTTTAAGCCGCAACGATTGGCAAGAGAATCAATCACATGCCGAATTTGTGCGCAATTTCAATTTTGCCGAAGAATCTAAATGGCTCAAGTCGGTCATTGATAATGGCCAATATCCCGTTTTGTTCTGTCACAATGACTTTCAAGAGGGTAATATACTGTTGAGAAGTTATAATACTGCAGAAGa aacaaATTTGGACGATTCTCTTATGGACACTAATAATGAAGAGGGAGATCTTCTTAATAA CAAACGTTCCAGAACCTTAGATCTCGATTCTTCTGCTGATTCTGCCCTTTGCTCATCAGCTGACTCAGCCGGACCAGATCTAATGAtaattgattttgaatattGTGCCTACAACTATAGAGGTTTCGATTTGGCAAATCATTTCCTAGAATGGACCTTTGACTACAGCAATCCCGTGTTTCCCTTCTACTATCATCACAAGCAACAATTCCCGAACATCGAACAaagacaaaaattcataaaatcctATTTGAAGAGATTAAATGAAAGTGAAGATGATTGGGAGCCCACACAAAAAGAAATTGATGATGTTGAGAATgaaataaaactgtttaaaatgttttcgcATCTATTTTGGAGTCTATGGTCTGTGGTTAATGTGACCTCCAACATAGAATTTGGCTATTGG
- the LOC135952388 gene encoding choline/ethanolamine kinase isoform X1, whose amino-acid sequence MKQCVARKVGKKPISHDRVWQLFGPQATLEEIRHAASRICRDYLNGRWKVVPAEQLIVKRISGGLSNFLYYVSLPTQQDNANEAADYQRPQAMETALDRATATALLTAVDDENRNEPHYNELVGDMNGNKRKRYDSASSASSAALRQNEPEEVLLRIYGQSHGEDALEAMITESVVFALLSERHFGPKLHGIFPGGRIEQYIPARALLTTELSDAKISVKIAEKMGEIHGLNIPMSKEPDWIWNCMNRWQRHLPAILSRNDWQENQSHAEFVRNFNFAEESKWLKSVIDNGQYPVLFCHNDFQEGNILLRSYNTAEETNLDDSLMDTNNEEGDLLNNKRSRTLDLDSSADSALCSSADSAGPDLMIIDFEYCAYNYRGFDLANHFLEWTFDYSNPVFPFYYHHKQQFPNIEQRQKFIKSYLKRLNESEDDWEPTQKEIDDVENEIKLFKMFSHLFWSLWSVVNVTSNIEFGYWDYAITRINEYLQLKQNFIADNNPNV is encoded by the exons ATGAAACAATGTGTGGCAAGAAAAGTGGGTAAAAAACCAATTTCTCATGACAGGGTGTGGCAATTATTTGGACCACAA GCCACTTTGGAGGAAATACGTCATGCTGCCTCACGCATATGTCGTGATTACTTGAATGGACGTTGGAAGGTGGTGCCTGCCGAGCAATTGATAGTCAAAAGAATCAG TGGTGGTCTATCAAACTTTTTGTATTATGTAAGTCTGCCAACACAGCAAGACAATGCCAATGAGGCGGCAGATTACCAGCGGCCACAAGCAATGGAAACCGCCTTAGATAGAGCTACAGCAACTGCATTACTCACCGCAGTAGATGATGAAAATAGAAATGAGCCCCATTACAATGAGTTGGTGGGCGATATGAATGGCAACAAACGCAAAAGATACGACAGTGCATCATCAGCTTCATCGGCCGCCTTGCGACAAAATGAACCAGAAGAG GTCCTCTTACGTATTTATGGCCAGTCCCATGGCGAAGATGCTCTCGAGGCCATGATCACCGAATCCGTGGTCTTTGCCCTACTCAGTGAACGGCATTTTGGTCCAAAACTTCATGGCATATTCCCGGGCGGCCGTATTGAACAGTATATACCCGCCAGAGCTTTATTAACCACTGAATTGTCGGATGCCAAGATTTCCGTTAAGATAGCCGAGAAAATGGGTGAAATTCATGGTCTCAATATACCCATGTCCAAAGAACCCGACTGGATTTGGAATTGCATGAATCGTTGGCAACGCCATTTGCCCGCCATTTTAAGCCGCAACGATTGGCAAGAGAATCAATCACATGCCGAATTTGTGCGCAATTTCAATTTTGCCGAAGAATCTAAATGGCTCAAGTCGGTCATTGATAATGGCCAATATCCCGTTTTGTTCTGTCACAATGACTTTCAAGAGGGTAATATACTGTTGAGAAGTTATAATACTGCAGAAGa aacaaATTTGGACGATTCTCTTATGGACACTAATAATGAAGAGGGAGATCTTCTTAATAA CAAACGTTCCAGAACCTTAGATCTCGATTCTTCTGCTGATTCTGCCCTTTGCTCATCAGCTGACTCAGCCGGACCAGATCTAATGAtaattgattttgaatattGTGCCTACAACTATAGAGGTTTCGATTTGGCAAATCATTTCCTAGAATGGACCTTTGACTACAGCAATCCCGTGTTTCCCTTCTACTATCATCACAAGCAACAATTCCCGAACATCGAACAaagacaaaaattcataaaatcctATTTGAAGAGATTAAATGAAAGTGAAGATGATTGGGAGCCCACACAAAAAGAAATTGATGATGTTGAGAATgaaataaaactgtttaaaatgttttcgcATCTATTTTGGAGTCTATGGTCTGTGGTTAATGTGACCTCCAACATAGAATTTGGCTATTGG